Within the Maridesulfovibrio zosterae DSM 11974 genome, the region ACCGGCAACTGAAATAGCTAAAACCATCTGCGGGAAAGCCATAATACCGTCGATAAAACGCATAACAATCCTATCGGCCGCCCCACTGTAATAGCCGCAAAGAATGCCGACAAAAGCCCCAAAAGCAGCAGTAATGAAAACTAGGCTCAAAGCCGAAAAAACACTGGTCCTGGCACCGTATAGTAATCGAGATAAAACGCAGCGTCCCATAGCATCCGTTCCCATCGGAAAATCCATTCCCGGAGCCTGACGCATACGCAATATATGCGTGGCATAAGGATCATTCGGAGCAAAGTGCTTTGCAAACAAACTTCCTACTATCAAAAAAAGCGCTATGATGAGAAACATCCTCAACCAAAAATCTTTATGTATATTTTTCATATGGAGCTCTCAGCTTTCGGTTACCCGAGGATCAAAATAGCGATAAGCCAGATCGGTCAGCAAATTGATAAGTACATAGAGGATCGCAATATAAACTACGAATCCCTGTATAACCGGATAGTCTCTGGCCGTAATAGCATCCATTACCAGCTTCCCTATTCCGGGCCATTGGAAAATCGCCTCGATAACAACGCTACCGGCAAATAAGTGCCCCACTGCAAAGCCTATAACCGTTAATATGGAAAGCATGGAATTATGCAGTACGTCTTTTACTAAAAGAGTACCGGACATTACACCTCTTGCCTGAGCACCAGTTACATAATTTTGTCCCAGCTCACCAAGTACCTCCGCCCTGATCTGCTTTATAAACTTGCCAATTGTCGGCATGGCAAGAGCAACGGTAGGCAGAATAAGACCCTGAAAACTATTTTTCGCGAGCACTGGAAGCCACTGAAGAAACACGCAAAACAGATAAATCAACAATAGAGCAGCCAAAAATGAAGGGATAGCGTTGGCTAAAAAAGTTAAAAACCTGACAAAATAATCTACAACTGTGTTTCTTTTGACTGCGGTCCAGATTCCAAGAGGGATGGATACAATCAGGGAAAGTGCCAGTGCAGAAACTGCCACCATCGCAGTCTTGCCCATAGCATTCCACATTAACCGGGATACCGGCAGCCCTTTTGAGTATGACTCACCGAGGTCCCCATGCAAAAAAGACCATAGCCAGTTCCCGTACCGCACAAGAAAAGGATCATTTAAGCCCATACTCTCCTGAGTGGCTTTAAGCACTTCCGCGGTTGGAGCTATTCCTTGAGCTATCAACTTCTTCTGTGCCGGATCACCTGAAGCGAGGAACATAAGGGAAAATGTAATGAATGTTATCACTAAAAGTACAGGAACGAGTCTTAATAGACGACTTTGAATATATTTAAGCATAGTAAACCTGCAAGACACAAAAAGGCGTGTGAAAAATAAATCCACACGCCGTTAAAAACATATCAGCTTTATACATCAGTCATTTATTGTAGTATTGGCATTCAGAAAATAGAAACTGATAGGGTTCTTTTCACTGCAATTGGCAACCCCGACTCTCATAACCGTAGTCTTATTAAGAATTGCCAAAAACCCCATAGCTTCATCGTTTATTATCTGCTGCTGGATATCTACGGCAAGTTTCGCACGTCGTGCTGCTACAGGTTCCGAATAAAGCTGCTTCAGAAGATTCTTGGCTCTGGCATTGTTGTATCTGCCAGAGGTATATTTGCCGCCGCCGACTACACGTTCCATGAAGTAATATGGGTCAGCTGAAGGATTAGCTGTCATGCAGTATACGCCGATATCAAAATTCCCATTACTCATATAGGTCCCGTCCGGGTCCTCAGTAACACTCAAATTGGCCTTGATACCGACTTTTCTTAACTGTTCCTGCATAAGAAGAACTATCTTATCAATTGAACGGGCTGCATAGTAAGCAATGTCCAGCTCAATCTCCTTGCCATCTTTGGCATAGTAACCGTTCTCATCAAGAGTATAGCCGAGTTTTTCAATAAGCCTCTTCGCCTGAGCAGGATCAAAACCGTGTTTTGTAATATTACCGTATGCTGTGCCGGTACCATAGGCTCCTACAGTTGGGCTGGCCAGACCGGCGAGGAGGATGCACACATCACTAGTCTTAATGGACATGTTAATTGCAGCACGAAGCTCTTTAGCTGGAAGACGCTCCATGCTTAAATAGTAATAATACAGACGGGAAGCTGGAATTGCGAAAACCTTGTACTTTTCAGGAGAGGCAGAAAATATGCTGAGATCATTGGTTGTGGGACCAATGTATGCATCAATCTCTCCATTCTGAAATGCAAGCGAAAGAGTGTCGGCATCAGCAACGTACAGCCCTTCAACTCCATCAAGATTAACCTTTCCTCCCCAGTAATTATCGTTACGCACAAGTTTGACGGATACACCTGGGTCAAATTTATCTACCTTAAATGGCCCAGTACAGACAGGATCATTATCTATATCTTTTGAAGCATCGAGGTTTATCATCGCCATATAAACGTTACATAGCTCGTTAAGCACTGTAGGCAGAAGCTTAGGGGTGGAAATAGTAAATGTTCTCGCATCCACTACAGCTAAAGACGCTCCCCTAAGCATCTGAGATTTTTCATTTACCTTGCTTGCACGCTCTATACATTTTACTGCCATATCAGCTGTAAGCTTGCTACCGTCTGAAAATTTTACATTGTCCCGTAATTTAATAGTCCAAGTCGCTCCGTCAACTGAAGCTGATTCAGCCAGCCAGGGAACAACAGCGTAACTATCATCAATACGGAACAGGGTCTCGGAAAGCCCCAGCGTAGAAGTATACCAACCGAAAGACCCCTTCTGAGGATCAAGACTGGTGTATGTATTAGCGAATAAATCTCCAATACGAACAACTTTAGGCTGAGCAGCGGACGCGTGGACCGAAGAACAAATCAAAACTGATATCAGCAAAAAAAATACAATCAAGCACCTAGAAAAAATCGTGCTTTTTTTTGAAAGCATCGTGAAATCTCCTTAAATGAAATAGTTTAAATAGATACATGAATCGCGCAGGCGGGTAGCCCATTCTGCACGAAGATATTAAAAACTCTGTGGAAAAGTTTTAAAGAGTAATTATTTGTCTGCATAAACGATGAAAAAAGAGGGACTGCCACTCATCGCAAATGCATAAGGGTTGGCTCCAAAGCACTGCCCGATATCCCATGATGAAATTTCATTGAAACCGGCATGTTGTAACAACTTTTGCACTTCGTTTTTTTTAACCCCCTCATATAGAGGTAAATGCTTCATCATACTGGCATAATGGAGAAAAAAACGTAATGAGATTCTACTATTTATTTGAAATACACTCCTTAGCAGGTTTACTGGTATTTGATAAAACCGTCTCCATGTCTGGTTTTGCCAGAAACCATCTGAAACAATAATGCGCCCCCCAGGCTTTAAAACTCGGTGCCACTCTTTTAGT harbors:
- a CDS encoding ABC transporter permease; this encodes MLKYIQSRLLRLVPVLLVITFITFSLMFLASGDPAQKKLIAQGIAPTAEVLKATQESMGLNDPFLVRYGNWLWSFLHGDLGESYSKGLPVSRLMWNAMGKTAMVAVSALALSLIVSIPLGIWTAVKRNTVVDYFVRFLTFLANAIPSFLAALLLIYLFCVFLQWLPVLAKNSFQGLILPTVALAMPTIGKFIKQIRAEVLGELGQNYVTGAQARGVMSGTLLVKDVLHNSMLSILTVIGFAVGHLFAGSVVIEAIFQWPGIGKLVMDAITARDYPVIQGFVVYIAILYVLINLLTDLAYRYFDPRVTES
- a CDS encoding ABC transporter substrate-binding protein; the protein is MLSKKSTIFSRCLIVFFLLISVLICSSVHASAAQPKVVRIGDLFANTYTSLDPQKGSFGWYTSTLGLSETLFRIDDSYAVVPWLAESASVDGATWTIKLRDNVKFSDGSKLTADMAVKCIERASKVNEKSQMLRGASLAVVDARTFTISTPKLLPTVLNELCNVYMAMINLDASKDIDNDPVCTGPFKVDKFDPGVSVKLVRNDNYWGGKVNLDGVEGLYVADADTLSLAFQNGEIDAYIGPTTNDLSIFSASPEKYKVFAIPASRLYYYYLSMERLPAKELRAAINMSIKTSDVCILLAGLASPTVGAYGTGTAYGNITKHGFDPAQAKRLIEKLGYTLDENGYYAKDGKEIELDIAYYAARSIDKIVLLMQEQLRKVGIKANLSVTEDPDGTYMSNGNFDIGVYCMTANPSADPYYFMERVVGGGKYTSGRYNNARAKNLLKQLYSEPVAARRAKLAVDIQQQIINDEAMGFLAILNKTTVMRVGVANCSEKNPISFYFLNANTTIND